ATGAGGCGGTCCGCCGCATGGTGCGCGCCTTCGAAAGCCGGGCTGACGATCTCTACGAACCGGTCACGCGGGGATGAGAGCGCGCAGCAGCGCGATGGCCCTGGCGATCGAGGCGACCCGCACCGCCTCGCGGTCGCCGTCGAAAAGGTTCCGGGTCACGTCGAGCGCGCCGCTGCGACTGGCCACCCCGACATAGACGAGCCCGACCGGTTTCTCCGCCGAGCCGCCGCCCGGCCCGGCGACGCCGGTGATCGCGACGGCCAGATCGGCGGGGCTGTTGGCCAGCACACCGGTAAGCATGGCGGCGCAGACCTCTTCGCTGACGGCGCCCACGGCGGCGATCGTCTCGGCCGGCACGCCCAGCATCTGGGTCTTGGCTTCGTTGGAGTAGGTGACGAACCCCCGCTCGACCACCGCCGAAGAGCCGGGCAGGGCGGTGAGCAGCCCGGTCACCAGCCCGCCCGTGCAGCTTTCGGCGGCTGCGATGGTCAGGCCTGCCTTCTCGGCAGCCACCAACAGCGCTTGAGCATCGTCTTTTAAAGTATTGGAAAACATATATCTCTACCGAACAATGTCATGAGGAGAGCAGTTGCGATGGCGCCATAGAGACCGGCGACCATGTCGTCGCTCATGATGCCCAGGCCGCCGGGCAGGCGGCGCTCCAGGACGTTGGCGGGCCAGGTCTTCAGCACGTCGAAAAGCCTGAAGAAGAAGAACCCGGCCAGAAAGCCCAGCGGGTCCAGGCAGACCGGGACAAGCGTCAGCCACTGTCCCGCCACCTCGTCGATCACCACCGCGCCGGGATCCTTCAGCTCCAGCGACCGGGCATAACGGTCCGAAGCCCAGATGCCGATCAGGTAGGCGAGGAGGGAAGCGACGAGCAGGGCGACCGGCCCCAGTTGCCATGCGATGAGCGCGGCGAAGGGCAGGGCGGCGAACGAGCCCCAGGTGCCGGGAGCAAAAGGCATGAGCCCGCTGCCGAACCAGGTCGCCAAGAGGCTGACGGGGTGGAAGAAGGGAAGTTTCTTGCCGCTGGTCATGAGTGACCCTGACTATCCGGCACCGGCAGGGAGAGGGCGACGACCACCTGCGCGGCGATCCCTTCTTCCCGGCCCGTGAAGCCTAGCCTCTCAGTCGTGGTCGCCTTCACGTTGATACGCCCGGCGTCCACGGCCAGCAGTTCGGCGATTCTCCGGCGCATGGTCTCCCGGTGTGGGCCGATCCTGGGGCGCTCGCAGATCAGCGTGACGTCGAGGTTCAGGATGGTTGCGCCCGCAGCAGCGATCTCCCGCCGCGCAGCCTCCACGAAGCGGGCTGAGTCCGCCCCCTTCCACTGCGGATCGCTCGGGGGAAAGTGCTGCCCGATGTCGCCCTTGCCAAGGGCCCCCAGAACCGCATCGACCAGAGCGTGAAGTCCCACGTCGGCGTCTGAGTGCCCTTCCAGCTGACGATCATGCTCGATGGGGACGCCGCAGAGCAGGATGCGCTCGCCCGGTATCAGGCGATGCACGTCATAGCCCTGGCCGATGCGGGTCTCACGGTTCTTGGCGAGCATGGCCTCGGCCCTTTCCAAGTCGTCTGCTGTGGTCACCTTGAAGGCCGCCTCGGATCCCGGCGTGATCGCGACCTTCATTCCGGCCCCGCGCGCCAGGGAGGCGTCGTCGCTGTGGCTCTCGGACCGGTGGGCGCGATGTGCGGCGAGGATCTCGGAGTAGCGGAAACCCTGCGGGGTCTGAGCGCGCACCACATTGTCCCGCTCCACGGTTTCCCCGCAGAGGCCCGCTTCATCGCGGCGCAAGCTGTCCGTCACCGGGAGGGCGGGCAGGGCGCCCTCGTGGCTGTCCAGCGCGGTCAACACGGCGCCGATCATCTTGGCGCTTGGAAAGGGGCGGGCGGCGTCATGGATGAGGATCCGCTCGGGCGCCAGGTCCTCGAGGCTCTCCAGACCGAGCCGTACGGAGTCCTGCCGCGTCGCGCCGCCGGTGACCGGGGAGAGGAGCGAATAGCCCGCCGCTGCCTGCTCATAGAGGTCAGCATCGCCTTCC
The DNA window shown above is from Limibacillus sp. and carries:
- a CDS encoding CinA family protein; amino-acid sequence: MFSNTLKDDAQALLVAAEKAGLTIAAAESCTGGLVTGLLTALPGSSAVVERGFVTYSNEAKTQMLGVPAETIAAVGAVSEEVCAAMLTGVLANSPADLAVAITGVAGPGGGSAEKPVGLVYVGVASRSGALDVTRNLFDGDREAVRVASIARAIALLRALIPA
- a CDS encoding phosphatidylglycerophosphatase A; translation: MTSGKKLPFFHPVSLLATWFGSGLMPFAPGTWGSFAALPFAALIAWQLGPVALLVASLLAYLIGIWASDRYARSLELKDPGAVVIDEVAGQWLTLVPVCLDPLGFLAGFFFFRLFDVLKTWPANVLERRLPGGLGIMSDDMVAGLYGAIATALLMTLFGRDICFPIL
- a CDS encoding bifunctional 2-C-methyl-D-erythritol 4-phosphate cytidylyltransferase/2-C-methyl-D-erythritol 2,4-cyclodiphosphate synthase, producing the protein MTGGTYVLIVAAGRGERLGAALPKQYVALGGRPLLAWSLEAFLKHPGIANVRCVIGEGDADLYEQAAAGYSLLSPVTGGATRQDSVRLGLESLEDLAPERILIHDAARPFPSAKMIGAVLTALDSHEGALPALPVTDSLRRDEAGLCGETVERDNVVRAQTPQGFRYSEILAAHRAHRSESHSDDASLARGAGMKVAITPGSEAAFKVTTADDLERAEAMLAKNRETRIGQGYDVHRLIPGERILLCGVPIEHDRQLEGHSDADVGLHALVDAVLGALGKGDIGQHFPPSDPQWKGADSARFVEAARREIAAAGATILNLDVTLICERPRIGPHRETMRRRIAELLAVDAGRINVKATTTERLGFTGREEGIAAQVVVALSLPVPDSQGHS